From a region of the Deltaproteobacteria bacterium genome:
- a CDS encoding extradiol ring-cleavage dioxygenase produces the protein MGEILGLGVTHYPGLTAEGNLCRRIKMCLADPALPERLRSIDNWPEPMRRQWSNDDGLAHSNAHRQEMIDGFRMARRALDEFQPDFCVIWGDDQFENFRDDCVPPFSVLAYDQVEFFPWRDHQRGVNSWHEPKEKVFSVRGHRQGGKHLAAFLLDAGFDIAYAYKPLHLTLGHAFANSVLFLDWDRQGFPYPLVPFTTNAYGRYLTASGGVPPTPSMAASFAGREDPPGPQPWRCFQIGAATARAFVDSPWRVALIASSSWSHSFLTAKHGRMYPDVESDRRYYQALCAGEWETWQNTKLAEAEDRGHHELINWFCLAGAMAELKRKPDQAVFLESWITNSDKVFATFRPPLNKRA, from the coding sequence ATGGGCGAAATACTTGGGCTCGGCGTGACGCATTATCCTGGGCTGACGGCTGAAGGCAATCTTTGCCGGCGCATCAAAATGTGTCTGGCCGATCCGGCGCTGCCGGAGCGTTTGCGTTCCATCGACAATTGGCCCGAGCCAATGCGCCGGCAGTGGAGTAACGATGACGGCTTGGCTCATTCCAACGCGCACCGCCAAGAGATGATCGACGGCTTTCGCATGGCGCGCCGCGCTCTCGATGAGTTTCAACCCGACTTCTGCGTCATCTGGGGCGACGATCAGTTCGAGAACTTTCGCGACGACTGCGTGCCGCCGTTTTCGGTGCTCGCCTACGATCAGGTCGAATTCTTTCCCTGGCGCGACCATCAGCGCGGCGTCAATTCGTGGCACGAACCGAAGGAAAAAGTTTTCTCGGTGCGCGGTCATCGCCAGGGCGGCAAACATCTCGCGGCGTTCTTGCTCGATGCCGGCTTCGACATCGCTTACGCTTACAAGCCGCTGCACCTGACTCTCGGTCACGCCTTTGCCAATTCAGTTTTATTTCTCGACTGGGACCGCCAAGGGTTTCCCTATCCGCTGGTGCCGTTTACGACCAACGCTTACGGCCGTTATCTCACCGCCAGCGGCGGTGTGCCGCCGACGCCGTCCATGGCGGCGAGTTTCGCCGGCCGCGAAGATCCGCCGGGGCCGCAGCCGTGGCGCTGTTTTCAGATCGGCGCGGCGACGGCACGGGCGTTCGTCGATTCGCCTTGGCGCGTGGCGTTGATCGCGTCGTCGAGTTGGTCCCATTCTTTTCTCACCGCCAAACATGGCCGCATGTATCCCGACGTCGAGTCGGACCGGCGCTACTACCAGGCGCTATGCGCCGGCGAGTGGGAGACTTGGCAAAATACTAAATTGGCCGAAGCGGAAGATCGCGGCCACCACGAACTGATCAATTGGTTTTGTCTGGCCGGCGCCATGGCTGAACTCAAACGCAAGCCGGATCAGGCGGTGTTTTTGGAATCGTGGATTACCAATTCGGATAAGGTCTTCGCGACGTTTCGACCGCCGCTAAATAAAAGAGCGTAA
- a CDS encoding ABC transporter substrate-binding protein — MQLSAVIPAQAGIQVLFTITCRFVVALLAIIVNTDPPASAAQPIFLRYCQAYSAARSIFSLPVTIAEGQHFFQRQGLNFKIVVPIPGGSDKMIDALHDDSCDITHVAAPFLIRAALNGSDAVAVAGEFTNPIYSLVVKPEIKNYDDLKNKMIGLADEAGTITISTRKLLALNGVRDGDFKVKIIEGTPARWSCLKRGECDAVPLGQPQDLLAQKEGFRVLGISNDAVPDFLYTVTAARKSWAEKHPDAIVRYIRALGAAFKFIRDPRNRNTVVQTIVKSTDTAADIAQQTLALFFEPERHVMSMRGEINLKGMTQVIAFMGEAGLLKEPLPSAERFIDLKYLQMAGVK; from the coding sequence ATGCAACTCTCCGCCGTCATTCCCGCGCAGGCGGGAATCCAGGTTCTTTTCACCATCACTTGTAGATTTGTAGTCGCACTTCTAGCAATCATCGTTAATACCGATCCACCGGCCAGCGCAGCCCAACCCATCTTTCTGCGCTACTGCCAAGCCTACTCCGCGGCGCGCAGTATATTCTCCCTGCCGGTGACGATCGCCGAAGGGCAACATTTTTTTCAACGCCAAGGACTGAATTTCAAAATCGTCGTGCCGATTCCCGGCGGCTCGGACAAAATGATCGACGCCCTACATGACGACAGTTGCGATATCACCCACGTCGCCGCGCCGTTTTTGATTCGCGCCGCGCTCAATGGCTCCGACGCCGTCGCCGTCGCCGGAGAATTTACCAATCCGATTTATAGCCTGGTGGTCAAACCCGAGATCAAAAACTACGATGACCTGAAAAACAAAATGATCGGTCTCGCCGACGAGGCCGGCACGATCACGATTTCGACGCGCAAGCTGCTGGCGCTGAACGGCGTACGTGATGGCGACTTCAAAGTGAAGATCATTGAAGGCACGCCGGCGCGCTGGAGCTGTCTCAAGCGCGGCGAGTGCGACGCCGTGCCGCTCGGCCAGCCGCAAGATTTGCTCGCGCAAAAAGAAGGCTTCCGCGTCCTCGGCATTTCCAACGACGCGGTGCCCGACTTTCTCTACACCGTCACCGCGGCGCGCAAGTCCTGGGCCGAAAAACATCCCGACGCCATCGTCCGCTACATTCGCGCCTTGGGCGCCGCGTTTAAATTCATCCGCGATCCGCGCAACCGCAACACGGTGGTTCAAACCATCGTTAAATCCACCGACACCGCGGCCGACATCGCGCAACAAACGCTGGCGCTGTTCTTCGAGCCCGAACGCCACGTCATGTCTATGCGCGGCGAGATCAATCTCAAAGGCATGACCCAAGTGATCGCCTTCATGGGCGAAGCGGGCTTGCTCAAGGAACCGTTGCCGTCCGCCGAACGCTTTATCGATCTCAAGTATTTGCAGATGGCCGGCGTTAAATAG
- a CDS encoding rhomboid family intramembrane serine protease → MFPYRDENQTQRWAIVTAAIIALNIYVWITVQGAGRAYPLAKSVCELGLIPGELTATLPVGSRFPMGQGLLCLTDPGRQVSHLITSMFLHGGWMHLLGNMWFLWLFGNNIEDSMGRLRFICFYLLTGLAAAFGQVVANPNSIIPMVGASGAISGVMGAYLILYPRVKVYVMVPIFIFFTSIALPAWMMLGYWFFLQLASGLWSQDDMGGVAFWAHVGGFVAGVVLIKFFVRDEYIHVRRSAHWRPRRL, encoded by the coding sequence ATGTTCCCCTATCGCGACGAAAACCAAACTCAGCGCTGGGCCATCGTCACCGCGGCGATCATCGCGCTCAATATCTATGTCTGGATCACGGTTCAGGGCGCCGGCCGCGCCTACCCTCTAGCCAAGTCGGTGTGCGAGCTTGGCCTGATTCCCGGCGAACTCACCGCAACGCTGCCAGTCGGCTCACGCTTCCCCATGGGCCAAGGACTGCTCTGTCTCACCGATCCTGGACGGCAGGTCTCTCACTTGATCACGTCGATGTTTCTGCACGGCGGCTGGATGCATCTCTTGGGCAACATGTGGTTCCTCTGGCTCTTCGGCAACAACATCGAAGACTCCATGGGCCGGCTGCGCTTTATTTGTTTTTATTTATTGACCGGCCTCGCCGCGGCTTTTGGCCAAGTCGTGGCGAATCCAAATTCAATAATTCCCATGGTCGGCGCGTCGGGTGCGATCAGCGGCGTCATGGGCGCTTATTTAATTCTCTATCCGCGCGTCAAAGTTTACGTGATGGTGCCGATTTTTATATTTTTCACGTCGATCGCGTTGCCCGCCTGGATGATGCTCGGCTACTGGTTTTTTCTCCAGCTCGCCAGCGGCCTATGGTCGCAAGACGACATGGGCGGGGTCGCTTTCTGGGCCCATGTCGGCGGCTTCGTCGCCGGCGTGGTGCTGATAAAATTTTTCGTCCGCGACGAATACATCCATGTGCGCCGCTCCGCTCATTGGCGGCCACGGCGGCTCTAG
- a CDS encoding class II aldolase/adducin family protein has product MLDPIEALKEKIVMVCKVLQHQGLVDGYGHVTARLADGRILSTPHMPPGKVALRDLIVIDQDGNKLEGFGEPNGETAMHTSIYKARPDVQCILHYHADEVVAISVATQGIKVVANCGVPFHRGTPIYDSPLLIRNAGLGDKVAATLGDKNAVLLRGHGATIVAHDLDTLLRLGIDLVRTARIQIMTASLGPVKTHTPEECQQMARGHELANANRRFIDFYVSEVVD; this is encoded by the coding sequence ATGCTCGATCCCATCGAAGCGCTCAAAGAAAAAATCGTTATGGTGTGCAAAGTTTTGCAGCACCAAGGACTGGTCGACGGCTACGGCCACGTCACCGCGCGCCTGGCCGACGGCCGCATTCTCAGCACACCGCATATGCCGCCGGGAAAAGTCGCCCTGCGCGATTTGATCGTCATCGACCAAGACGGCAACAAACTCGAAGGCTTCGGCGAGCCCAACGGCGAGACCGCCATGCACACGTCGATCTACAAGGCCCGGCCCGACGTCCAGTGCATTTTGCATTACCACGCCGATGAAGTCGTCGCGATCAGCGTCGCCACCCAGGGAATCAAAGTCGTCGCCAACTGCGGCGTCCCTTTTCATCGCGGCACGCCGATCTACGACTCGCCGCTATTGATTCGTAATGCCGGACTCGGTGACAAAGTCGCCGCCACCCTGGGCGATAAAAATGCCGTCCTGCTGCGCGGCCACGGCGCCACAATCGTGGCCCACGACCTCGACACATTGCTGCGCTTGGGCATCGATCTGGTGCGCACCGCGCGCATCCAGATCATGACCGCGTCGCTTGGCCCGGTTAAAACCCACACGCCGGAGGAATGCCAGCAAATGGCTAGAGGCCACGAACTGGCCAACGCCAACCGGCGCTTCATCGACTTCTATGTTTCCGAAGTGGTCGACTAA
- a CDS encoding antibiotic biosynthesis monooxygenase, with protein MVILHVTIQVKPEHAAEFLDVVRHDAEHSEKDEPGCLRFDVIQDRDDGNRFYFYEVYKDEAALAAHRETPHFKFYAEKTQPWLAAAPERRFGKNVIPADAAWR; from the coding sequence ATGGTGATACTGCACGTGACGATTCAAGTGAAGCCGGAACACGCGGCGGAATTCTTGGACGTGGTCCGCCACGACGCGGAGCATTCCGAGAAAGACGAGCCGGGCTGTTTGCGCTTCGATGTGATTCAGGACCGCGACGATGGCAATCGTTTTTACTTCTATGAAGTTTACAAAGATGAAGCGGCGCTGGCGGCGCACCGCGAAACGCCGCACTTCAAATTCTACGCCGAGAAAACCCAGCCCTGGCTCGCGGCGGCGCCGGAGCGGCGTTTTGGCAAGAATGTAATTCCCGCCGACGCGGCTTGGCGCTAG
- a CDS encoding carboxypeptidase regulatory-like domain-containing protein → MKSPANYFTVSFAIALVFTLLTSTPVWPGGSDDEAPDAHQDHGPNYFGFVKDTTGKAVPDAKVTAEIKGKGSVIARTNAAGAYKLPGFGKEIQPANVLISCAKDGYKQARVLTRTPLNKKPLIAVEIECTLQKVGTK, encoded by the coding sequence ATGAAATCACCGGCAAATTATTTTACTGTCTCATTCGCGATCGCGCTCGTCTTCACTCTGTTAACCTCCACGCCCGTCTGGCCCGGCGGCAGCGACGACGAAGCGCCCGACGCCCATCAGGACCATGGCCCAAATTATTTCGGCTTCGTCAAAGACACCACCGGCAAAGCTGTCCCCGACGCCAAGGTCACCGCCGAGATCAAAGGCAAAGGCTCGGTGATCGCCCGCACCAACGCCGCGGGTGCTTATAAACTCCCCGGCTTCGGTAAAGAGATCCAGCCGGCAAACGTATTAATCTCCTGCGCCAAAGACGGCTATAAGCAAGCCCGCGTCCTGACCCGCACACCGCTCAATAAAAAACCGCTCATCGCCGTCGAGATCGAATGCACTCTGCAAAAGGTCGGAACAAAGTAG
- a CDS encoding ABC transporter substrate-binding protein, with the protein MRKMIWVLLSVWIFLPSAQAADKIRIGFPDLAAQFLPLPLGEVKGFFQEEGLQAEFIRIRPAISPAALVSGEIDYDAVIGNGIAAAIRGLPVKIVAAFVPAAPMALIARPEFKTVAELRGKAIGLNTYGGTLESIARLMFKHFGLDPDKDAKFLPTGTLYSRFAAMKQGLTAATLGSPPIDFLGKKLAFIVIARAQELFNFPASGLVASVKKIKEKPDEVKRVIKAGIKATRYIHREREGTIQVMMTWLKIDKDLAAVTYDSVVKSYNDDGGIPESGLRLGIDEAKRVGKLDREISFTDVADLTMLREAQRDLAGKAK; encoded by the coding sequence GTGAGAAAAATGATTTGGGTTCTGCTTTCCGTTTGGATTTTCTTACCGTCGGCCCAAGCGGCGGATAAAATCAGAATCGGCTTTCCCGATCTCGCCGCGCAGTTCTTGCCTTTGCCATTGGGTGAGGTGAAAGGTTTTTTTCAAGAAGAAGGGCTGCAAGCGGAGTTCATCCGCATTCGCCCGGCGATTTCGCCGGCGGCGCTCGTTTCAGGCGAGATCGATTACGATGCGGTGATCGGCAACGGCATCGCTGCGGCGATTCGCGGACTACCGGTTAAAATTGTCGCCGCTTTCGTGCCCGCCGCGCCGATGGCGCTGATCGCCCGGCCTGAGTTCAAAACAGTGGCGGAGCTGCGCGGTAAGGCGATCGGTCTCAACACCTATGGCGGAACACTCGAGTCCATCGCCCGGCTAATGTTTAAGCACTTCGGTCTCGACCCCGACAAGGACGCGAAGTTTCTGCCCACCGGAACGCTCTATTCCCGCTTCGCCGCGATGAAGCAAGGCCTGACCGCGGCGACCTTGGGCTCGCCGCCGATCGATTTTCTCGGCAAGAAGTTGGCCTTCATCGTGATCGCACGCGCCCAAGAACTGTTTAATTTCCCCGCCAGCGGTTTGGTCGCCTCGGTAAAAAAAATCAAGGAGAAGCCGGATGAAGTTAAGCGCGTGATCAAAGCCGGCATCAAGGCCACCCGCTACATCCATCGGGAACGCGAAGGAACGATCCAAGTCATGATGACATGGCTCAAAATCGATAAAGATCTCGCGGCGGTGACTTATGACAGCGTGGTTAAATCGTACAACGACGACGGCGGCATCCCCGAAAGCGGTCTGCGGCTCGGCATCGACGAAGCTAAACGCGTCGGCAAACTCGACCGTGAGATTTCTTTCACCGACGTGGCCGACCTGACGATGCTTAGAGAGGCGCAAAGAGATCTCGCTGGCAAAGCGAAATAA